A genome region from Variovorax paradoxus includes the following:
- a CDS encoding CsgG/HfaB family protein: protein MQTHIRRFTLAATAAASLVLAGCVSTPQQRFAPSEAPVVLGPSVRDNVTPMEAVLACYADHIAATRRPPIVIGVGDVKDYTGKYSINEGNAITQGGALMVYSALGKLGGAVSIAERFDPVIAERELAYADRRQLGDGRTHQLGGPNGGQNVPWLPYFGGTINKSDYFIVGGITELNYNINSGGAEFAVNQVGVKARTFSQSVSVDLRIVDTKSLMVVRTVSLTKQFNGYEVGLNVFRFFGSKLYDVDIGAKGQEPVQMGVRAALEEGVVRLMASVTQVDHRPCMTMRPGSGEQIPLTPAADLRKVDNPGDATAGGTAVATPVAQSGVAVNAAGPGGARLTGNATQVAFDFGATTLGGSSLALLDQIAGAAKKGATDIVLVARDTENWDARKRDELTDQRIAAVTSALANRGVAPAAISITWRPDAADTSIHRDGPGLQEIAKLRVGSPVVGGAAPAADGSVKGD from the coding sequence ATGCAAACCCACATCCGCAGGTTCACCCTCGCCGCCACCGCAGCGGCATCGCTCGTGCTCGCCGGTTGCGTTTCCACGCCGCAGCAGCGCTTCGCGCCCAGCGAAGCGCCCGTGGTGCTCGGCCCCTCGGTGCGCGACAACGTCACGCCGATGGAAGCCGTGCTCGCCTGCTATGCCGACCACATCGCCGCCACCCGCCGCCCGCCCATCGTCATCGGCGTGGGCGACGTGAAGGACTACACCGGCAAGTACAGCATCAACGAAGGCAACGCCATCACGCAGGGCGGCGCGCTCATGGTGTATTCGGCGCTCGGCAAGCTCGGCGGCGCGGTGAGCATCGCCGAGCGCTTCGACCCGGTCATCGCCGAGCGCGAGCTCGCCTATGCCGACCGCCGTCAGCTCGGCGACGGCCGCACGCACCAGCTCGGCGGCCCGAACGGCGGACAGAACGTGCCGTGGCTGCCTTACTTCGGCGGCACCATCAACAAGTCCGACTACTTCATCGTGGGCGGCATCACCGAGCTGAACTACAACATCAACTCGGGCGGCGCGGAGTTCGCGGTGAACCAGGTGGGCGTGAAGGCGCGCACCTTCAGCCAGTCGGTGAGCGTGGACCTGCGCATCGTCGACACCAAGTCGCTGATGGTGGTGCGCACCGTGAGCCTCACCAAGCAGTTCAACGGCTATGAGGTCGGCCTGAACGTGTTCCGCTTCTTCGGCAGCAAGCTGTACGACGTGGACATCGGCGCCAAGGGCCAGGAGCCGGTGCAGATGGGCGTGCGCGCCGCGCTGGAAGAAGGCGTGGTGCGGCTCATGGCGTCCGTCACGCAGGTCGACCACCGGCCCTGCATGACGATGCGCCCGGGCAGCGGCGAGCAGATCCCGCTCACGCCCGCGGCCGACCTGCGCAAGGTCGACAACCCCGGCGATGCCACCGCGGGCGGCACCGCAGTGGCCACCCCCGTGGCGCAGAGCGGCGTGGCAGTGAACGCCGCGGGCCCCGGCGGTGCGCGGCTCACCGGCAACGCCACGCAGGTGGCCTTCGACTTTGGTGCCACCACGCTCGGCGGCAGTTCGCTCGCGCTGCTCGACCAGATCGCCGGCGCCGCCAAGAAGGGCGCGACCGACATCGTGCTGGTGGCGCGCGACACCGAGAACTGGGACGCCCGCAAGCGCGACGAGCTGACCGACCAGCGCATCGCAGCCGTCACCTCCGCGCTCGCCAACCGCGGCGTGGCACCGGCCGCCATCAGCATCACCTGGCGCCCCGACGCGGCCGACACGTCGATCCACCGCGACGGGCCGGGCCTGCAGGAGATCGCCAAGCTGCGCGTGGGCAGCCCGGTGGTGGGCGGCGCCGCACCGGCCGCCGACGGCTCCGTCAAGGGCGACTGA
- a CDS encoding methylated-DNA--[protein]-cysteine S-methyltransferase: MLKLQLSRLASPLGELLLVTDNDCAIHALDFADHRARLHRLLLQLHDDEVALSEGDAPHAVAAAMERYFDGELAAIDALPVATLGDALQRKVWAALRRIPAGRTTSYGELAKLLGFDDPRAAIDIGAANGSNPVGIVVPCHRVIGRNGDLKGYAGGVFRKRRLLEHEGALPAADARIDEKNAQAETMQLPF; the protein is encoded by the coding sequence ATGCTGAAGCTGCAACTGAGCCGTCTGGCCTCGCCGCTGGGCGAGCTTCTTCTCGTCACCGACAACGACTGCGCGATCCATGCGCTGGACTTCGCCGATCACCGCGCCCGCCTGCATCGCCTTCTGCTGCAACTGCACGACGACGAGGTGGCGCTGAGCGAAGGCGATGCACCGCATGCGGTGGCCGCTGCCATGGAGCGCTACTTCGATGGCGAGCTCGCGGCCATCGATGCCCTGCCCGTCGCCACGCTGGGCGATGCGCTGCAGCGCAAGGTGTGGGCCGCGCTGCGCCGCATTCCGGCGGGACGCACTACCAGCTACGGCGAGCTCGCGAAGCTGCTGGGTTTCGACGATCCGCGCGCGGCCATCGACATCGGCGCGGCCAACGGATCGAACCCGGTCGGCATCGTCGTGCCTTGCCATCGCGTGATCGGCCGCAACGGCGATCTCAAGGGCTATGCCGGCGGTGTCTTCCGCAAGCGCCGTCTGCTCGAGCACGAAGGCGCGCTGCCGGCGGCCGATGCGCGCATCGACGAAAAAAATGCGCAGGCGGAAACGATGCAGCTGCCGTTCTGA
- a CDS encoding aminotransferase class III-fold pyridoxal phosphate-dependent enzyme has translation MAYQDFNMDNQWLPFTPNRHFRKDPRVFVAADGMEFTTHDGRKVIDGISSLWCVGAGHNRKPINEAIKKQLDTLDYATAFQVSNDRAFEAAERIASLAPGDLNKVLFCNSGSEAADTSMKVALAYHRARGEGHRNVFIGREKGYHGVGFGGMSVGGIPGNRKVFGSAFLPRVDHMRFIHDPVNHAYIHNEEPVWAEDPLVELETRILPLHDPSNVAAIIVEPVAGSAGWYLPPRGYLKRLREICDKHGILLIFDEVITGFGRMGTNFASDYFGVVPDMLNFAKCVTNGVIPLGGVICRDKLYDAMMKTDAPEHVVEFFHGYTYSGHPVACAAAVATLDLFKQENLFARAGEMGKVLGDAFHSAFKGLPNVVSIRSLGLAAAVELAPIAGTPGKRAYDIFLDCFHKGALVRPAGDVLVIAPPYIVEKSHIDTLVNTLADSIKAHA, from the coding sequence ATGGCCTACCAGGACTTCAACATGGACAACCAGTGGTTGCCCTTCACCCCCAACCGTCATTTCCGCAAGGACCCGCGCGTGTTCGTGGCGGCCGACGGCATGGAGTTCACCACGCACGACGGCAGGAAGGTGATCGACGGCATCTCCTCGCTGTGGTGCGTGGGCGCGGGCCACAACCGCAAGCCGATCAACGAGGCCATCAAGAAGCAGCTCGACACGCTCGACTACGCCACCGCATTTCAGGTCAGCAACGACCGCGCCTTCGAGGCGGCGGAGCGAATCGCGTCGCTGGCCCCGGGAGACCTCAACAAGGTGCTGTTCTGCAACTCGGGCTCCGAGGCCGCCGACACCTCGATGAAGGTGGCGCTGGCCTACCACCGCGCGCGCGGCGAGGGCCACCGCAACGTGTTCATCGGCCGCGAGAAGGGCTACCACGGCGTGGGCTTCGGCGGCATGTCGGTGGGCGGCATCCCGGGCAACCGCAAGGTGTTCGGCTCGGCCTTCCTGCCGCGCGTGGACCACATGCGCTTCATTCACGACCCGGTGAACCATGCGTACATCCACAACGAGGAACCGGTATGGGCCGAAGACCCGCTGGTCGAGCTCGAAACCCGCATCCTGCCGCTGCACGACCCGAGCAACGTGGCCGCGATCATCGTGGAGCCGGTGGCCGGTTCGGCGGGCTGGTACCTGCCGCCCAGGGGCTACCTGAAGCGCCTGCGCGAGATCTGCGACAAGCACGGCATCCTGCTGATCTTCGACGAGGTCATCACCGGCTTCGGCCGCATGGGCACCAACTTCGCGTCCGACTATTTCGGCGTGGTGCCCGACATGCTGAACTTCGCCAAGTGCGTGACCAACGGCGTCATTCCGCTGGGCGGCGTGATCTGCCGCGACAAGCTCTACGACGCGATGATGAAGACCGACGCGCCCGAGCACGTGGTCGAGTTCTTCCACGGCTACACCTACTCGGGCCATCCGGTGGCCTGCGCCGCGGCCGTCGCCACGCTCGACCTGTTCAAGCAGGAGAACCTCTTCGCGCGCGCCGGCGAAATGGGCAAGGTGCTGGGCGATGCCTTCCACAGCGCGTTCAAGGGCCTGCCCAACGTGGTCAGCATCCGCAGCCTCGGCCTGGCCGCGGCGGTGGAGCTCGCACCCATCGCGGGCACGCCGGGCAAGCGCGCCTACGACATCTTCCTCGACTGCTTCCACAAGGGCGCGCTCGTGCGGCCCGCGGGCGACGTGCTGGTGATCGCGCCGCCTTACATCGTGGAGAAGTCGCACATCGACACGCTGGTGAACACGCTCGCGGATTCGATCAAGGCGCACGCCTGA